The following coding sequences are from one Streptomyces sp. V3I7 window:
- a CDS encoding SDR family oxidoreductase → MSSPDPQVRAARNPSTRNTSVPPPVRGPVVAVTGAATGIGALLTERLAASEEIKQVIAIDERRGECAEAQWHILDVRDPAIADKLRGADAVVHLALDLDLETDAAARTAYNVRGTQTVLTAAAAAGVHRVVLCTSSMVYGALPDNELPLSEDAELRATAEATGVGDLLEIERLARRAPRAHPGLNVTVVRPAVLVGGTDTALTRYFESPRLLVVAGSRPAWQFCHVEDLCGALEYAVLEKVEGELVVGCDGWLEQEEVEELSGIRRMELPSAVALGAAARLHRIGLTPSPAGDLAYTMYPWVVSGSRLHDAGWRPRWTNEAVLAELLEEVSGRHTVAGRRLGRKDATAAGAAGATVALLGAAAVVRRARKARRRI, encoded by the coding sequence GTGAGTTCCCCAGATCCGCAGGTTCGCGCAGCGCGAAACCCGTCAACGCGAAATACGTCGGTCCCACCCCCGGTGCGCGGACCCGTCGTCGCGGTCACCGGGGCCGCCACCGGGATCGGCGCGCTGCTGACCGAGCGGCTCGCCGCGTCCGAGGAGATCAAGCAGGTCATCGCCATCGACGAGCGGCGCGGGGAGTGCGCCGAGGCGCAGTGGCACATCCTCGACGTGCGGGACCCGGCGATCGCGGACAAGCTGCGCGGCGCGGACGCCGTCGTGCACCTGGCGCTCGACCTGGACCTGGAGACCGACGCGGCGGCCCGCACCGCGTACAACGTGCGGGGGACGCAGACCGTGCTCACCGCCGCCGCGGCCGCCGGCGTGCACCGGGTCGTGCTGTGCACCTCCTCGATGGTCTACGGGGCGCTGCCGGACAACGAGCTGCCTCTGTCGGAGGACGCCGAGCTGCGCGCCACGGCCGAGGCCACGGGCGTCGGGGACCTGCTGGAGATCGAGCGGCTGGCGCGCCGCGCGCCCCGGGCGCACCCCGGTCTGAACGTCACCGTGGTCCGCCCCGCCGTGCTCGTCGGAGGCACCGACACCGCGCTGACCAGGTACTTCGAGTCGCCTCGGCTGCTCGTCGTGGCCGGATCGCGGCCCGCGTGGCAGTTCTGTCACGTCGAGGACCTGTGTGGTGCGCTGGAGTACGCCGTGCTGGAGAAGGTCGAGGGGGAGCTGGTCGTCGGCTGTGACGGATGGCTCGAACAGGAGGAGGTCGAGGAGCTCAGCGGCATCCGCCGGATGGAGCTTCCGTCGGCAGTCGCCCTGGGGGCGGCGGCCCGTCTGCACCGCATCGGGCTCACCCCGTCGCCCGCCGGGGACCTCGCGTACACGATGTACCCCTGGGTCGTCAGCGGGAGCCGGCTGCACGACGCCGGATGGCGGCCGCGGTGGACCAACGAGGCGGTGCTCGCGGAGCTCCTCGAGGAGGTCTCCGGGCGGCACACGGTGGCCGGCCGGCGGCTAGGCCGCAAGGACGCCACGGCTGCGGGGGCCGCGGGCGCGACGGTCGCGCTGCTCGGCGCGGCGGCGGTGGTCCGCCGGGCCAGGAAGGCGCGGCGGCGGATCTGA
- a CDS encoding AarF/ABC1/UbiB kinase family protein, producing the protein MSDLPRKAVTRTAKLAALPLGFAGRATWGLGKRIVGESAEIVGRELQQRTAEQLFKVLGELKGGAMKFGQALSVFESALPEEIAGPYRAALTKLQDAAPPMPTRTVHSVLEERLGADWRERFLEFEDKPAAAASIGQVHRAVWHDGREVAVKVQYPGAGEALLSDLNQLGRFARLLGPLIPGMDIKPLIAELRDRVSEELDYELEAQAQRVHAEEFADDPDILVPAVVHQSDQVLITEWIDGIPLSEIITEGTEEQRDRAGQLLARFLFSGPARTGLLHADPHPGNFRLLRGTSDDSDDEDSWRLGVLDFGTVDRLPGGLPTPIGCSLHLALDGEADAVHELLCAEGFIKESMELEPDAVLDYLLPIIEPAQVDAFTFTRTWMRSQAARIADPRSPAYQLGKQLNLPPAYLLIHRVTLSTIGVLCQLGATVRLREELEEWLPGFVPEEELDESELDVEEPLAKA; encoded by the coding sequence ATGTCTGATCTTCCCCGGAAGGCGGTCACCCGTACCGCCAAGCTCGCCGCACTGCCGCTCGGCTTCGCCGGGCGCGCGACCTGGGGCCTGGGCAAGCGGATCGTCGGCGAGTCCGCGGAGATCGTCGGCCGCGAGCTGCAACAGCGCACGGCGGAGCAGCTGTTCAAGGTCCTGGGCGAGCTCAAGGGGGGTGCGATGAAGTTCGGGCAGGCCCTGTCCGTTTTCGAGTCGGCGCTTCCCGAGGAGATCGCCGGCCCCTACCGCGCCGCCCTGACCAAGCTCCAGGACGCGGCCCCGCCGATGCCGACCCGCACCGTGCACTCCGTGCTCGAAGAGCGGCTGGGCGCGGACTGGCGGGAGAGGTTCCTGGAGTTCGAGGACAAGCCCGCGGCGGCGGCGTCGATCGGACAGGTGCATCGGGCGGTGTGGCACGACGGCCGCGAGGTGGCGGTCAAGGTGCAGTACCCCGGGGCGGGCGAGGCCCTGCTGTCCGACCTCAACCAACTCGGCCGCTTCGCACGTCTGTTGGGGCCGCTCATCCCCGGCATGGACATCAAGCCCCTCATCGCCGAACTGCGGGACCGCGTCTCCGAGGAGCTGGACTACGAGCTGGAGGCACAGGCCCAGCGGGTGCACGCGGAGGAGTTCGCGGACGACCCCGACATACTGGTCCCCGCGGTGGTGCACCAGAGCGACCAGGTACTGATCACGGAGTGGATCGACGGGATCCCGCTCTCGGAGATCATCACGGAGGGCACGGAGGAGCAGCGCGACCGCGCCGGCCAACTGCTGGCCCGCTTCCTGTTCTCCGGCCCGGCCCGCACCGGCCTCCTGCACGCCGACCCACATCCGGGCAACTTCCGTCTGCTTCGCGGGACTTCGGATGACTCGGACGACGAGGACTCCTGGCGGCTGGGCGTCCTGGACTTCGGCACCGTCGACCGCCTCCCCGGAGGTCTGCCGACGCCGATCGGGTGCTCCCTGCACTTGGCCCTCGACGGCGAGGCCGACGCGGTCCATGAACTGCTGTGCGCGGAGGGCTTCATCAAGGAGTCCATGGAACTGGAGCCGGACGCGGTCCTGGACTACCTCCTGCCGATCATCGAACCGGCCCAGGTGGACGCGTTCACGTTCACCCGCACCTGGATGCGCAGCCAGGCCGCCCGCATCGCCGACCCCCGCTCCCCCGCATACCAGCTGGGCAAGCAGCTCAACCTGCCCCCGGCGTACCTCCTGATACACCGGGTGACTCTGAGCACGATCGGCGTCCTGTGCCAGTTGGGCGCGACGGTACGGCTGCGCGAGGAACTGGAGGAGTGGCTGCCGGGGTTCGTCCCGGAGGAGGAACTCGACGAGAGCGAACTCGACGTGGAGGAGCCACTGGCGAAGGCGTGA
- a CDS encoding molybdenum cofactor biosynthesis protein MoaE has translation MAHTNDHPGEQAAQDPIKLIGVRETPLSVDEVYRAVGDEAAGGIALFVGTVRNHDGGADVDELGYSCHPSSEAEMRRVAEKVVAEYPVRALAAVHRVGDLKVGDLAVVVAVACPHRGEAFDACRKLIDDIKHEVPIWKHQRFSDGTEEWVGAC, from the coding sequence ATGGCACACACGAACGATCACCCCGGTGAGCAGGCGGCGCAGGATCCCATCAAGCTGATCGGCGTCCGCGAGACCCCGCTCTCCGTGGACGAGGTGTACCGGGCGGTCGGGGACGAGGCGGCCGGGGGTATCGCGCTCTTCGTGGGGACCGTGCGCAACCACGACGGGGGCGCCGACGTCGACGAACTCGGGTACTCGTGCCACCCCAGCTCCGAGGCGGAGATGCGGCGGGTCGCCGAGAAGGTCGTCGCCGAGTACCCGGTGCGGGCCCTCGCCGCGGTCCACCGGGTGGGGGACCTCAAGGTCGGGGATCTCGCCGTCGTCGTCGCGGTCGCCTGCCCGCACCGGGGCGAGGCCTTCGACGCCTGCCGGAAGCTGATCGACGACATCAAGCACGAGGTGCCGATCTGGAAGCACCAGCGGTTCTCCGACGGGACCGAGGAGTGGGTCGGCGCCTGCTGA
- a CDS encoding NUDIX hydrolase codes for MSLHDDAVLVLKRYEDQPELRQDYLDHLAAHPDGMWKACHAGHLTASALVIDPERGRVLLTLHKKLQMWLQMGGHCEPGDASVEAAALREATEESGIAGLTLLPGGPVRLDRHPIPAPCHWHLDVQYAALAPRDTAHAISDESLDLRWFAYDEVPGVADESVVRLLEATLARL; via the coding sequence GTGAGCCTCCACGACGACGCCGTCCTCGTCCTGAAGAGGTACGAGGACCAGCCCGAGCTGCGCCAGGACTACCTCGATCACCTGGCGGCCCACCCGGACGGCATGTGGAAGGCCTGCCACGCGGGTCACCTCACCGCCAGTGCCCTGGTGATCGACCCCGAGCGCGGCCGGGTCCTGCTGACCCTCCACAAGAAGCTGCAGATGTGGCTCCAGATGGGCGGACACTGCGAGCCCGGGGACGCCTCGGTCGAGGCGGCCGCCCTGCGCGAGGCCACGGAGGAGTCCGGCATCGCGGGTCTGACCCTGCTGCCCGGCGGCCCGGTGCGCCTGGACCGGCATCCGATCCCGGCGCCCTGCCACTGGCACCTCGACGTCCAGTACGCGGCCCTGGCCCCGCGCGACACCGCCCACGCCATCAGCGACGAGTCGCTCGATCTGCGCTGGTTCGCCTACGACGAGGTTCCGGGCGTGGCCGACGAGTCGGTCGTACGCCTGCTGGAAGCGACGCTCGCGCGCCTCTGA
- a CDS encoding WhiB family transcriptional regulator — translation MQLEAHAPSVPPSETIPPPGLTEDSTLTPLTALTALDDAIENLGVPVPCRSYDPEVFFAESPADVEYAKSLCRTCPLMEACLAGAKERREPWGVWGGELFIQGVVVARKRPRGRPRKNPVMA, via the coding sequence GTGCAACTCGAAGCGCACGCCCCGTCCGTACCGCCTTCCGAAACGATCCCCCCGCCCGGCCTCACGGAGGACTCCACCTTGACCCCGCTCACAGCGCTCACCGCGCTCGACGACGCCATCGAGAACCTCGGCGTACCCGTCCCCTGCCGCTCCTACGACCCGGAGGTCTTCTTCGCCGAGTCGCCCGCGGACGTGGAGTACGCCAAGTCCCTCTGCCGTACCTGCCCGCTGATGGAGGCCTGCCTCGCCGGCGCCAAGGAACGGCGTGAGCCCTGGGGCGTCTGGGGTGGCGAGCTGTTCATCCAGGGCGTCGTCGTCGCCCGGAAGCGGCCGCGTGGCCGCCCGCGCAAGAACCCGGTCATGGCATGA
- a CDS encoding M48 family metallopeptidase — MSADPPHRAGMPSRSTTSLPPSGSVASAIEVRRSARRRRTVSAYREGDRTVVLIPARMSEAEEQRWVTVMLDKLAAQESKRVLGDAELAERAERLSEQYFGGRARPASVRWVTNQNTRWGSCTPAEGSIRLSHRLQGMPEYVVDYVLCHELAHLLVPGHGPRFWRLLDAYPRTERARGYLEGVVAAGRLPQVPGARGE; from the coding sequence GTGTCCGCCGACCCACCGCACCGTGCCGGAATGCCCTCACGCAGCACGACGAGCCTGCCGCCGAGCGGCTCGGTGGCGAGCGCGATCGAGGTCCGCAGGAGCGCCCGCCGGCGTCGGACGGTCTCCGCCTACCGCGAGGGCGACCGCACCGTCGTCCTGATCCCGGCCCGCATGTCCGAGGCGGAGGAGCAGCGCTGGGTCACCGTCATGCTCGACAAACTGGCCGCCCAGGAGAGCAAGCGGGTGCTGGGCGATGCCGAGCTGGCCGAGCGGGCCGAGCGGCTGTCGGAGCAGTACTTCGGTGGACGGGCCCGGCCCGCGTCCGTGCGCTGGGTCACCAACCAGAACACGCGCTGGGGTTCGTGCACCCCGGCCGAGGGCAGCATCCGCCTCTCCCACCGGCTCCAGGGCATGCCCGAGTACGTCGTCGACTACGTCCTCTGCCACGAGCTCGCCCATCTGCTGGTGCCCGGTCACGGGCCCCGTTTCTGGCGGCTGCTGGACGCGTACCCGCGCACCGAGCGCGCCCGCGGCTATCTCGAGGGCGTGGTCGCCGCCGGCCGGCTGCCCCAGGTGCCGGGGGCGCGCGGCGAATGA
- a CDS encoding zinc-dependent metalloprotease, translating to MSDTPFGFGLPPEEPENGDEGKKKDQQSGGGQDPANPFGIGLPGFGGPGGPGADNPLAAMFGSLNPSDLGAAFQQLGQMLSFEGGPVNWDMAKQIARQTVSQGTADGVKDASVGAAERSAVEEAVRLADLWLDDATSLPSGSGSAVAWSRAEWVEATLPAWKELVDPVAERVGTAMGDVLPEEMQAMAGPLIGMMRSMGGAMFGTQIGQAVGVLAGEVVGSTDIGLPLGPAGKAALLPANIEAFGKDLGVPKEEVRLYLALREAAHQRLFAHVPWLRSHLFGAVDGYARGIKVDTAKLEDVVGQFDPQNPEQLQDALQQGMFQPEDTPEQKAALARLETALALVEGWVDAVVHAAAKPRLSSADALRETLRRRRASGGPAEQTFATLIGLELRPRRLRDASRLWASLTDARGVDGRDDLWHHPDMLPTATDLDDPDGFVHREQMDFSEWDKMLGEAAAGGSGEKPDLRKDEPKNDDKNSDDSE from the coding sequence GTGAGTGACACCCCATTCGGATTCGGCCTTCCGCCGGAGGAGCCGGAGAACGGCGACGAGGGCAAGAAGAAGGACCAGCAGAGCGGCGGTGGTCAGGACCCGGCCAACCCGTTCGGGATCGGGTTGCCCGGATTCGGCGGCCCTGGCGGCCCCGGCGCCGACAATCCGCTCGCTGCCATGTTCGGCTCGCTGAACCCCAGCGATCTTGGAGCCGCCTTCCAGCAGCTGGGTCAGATGCTCTCCTTCGAGGGCGGCCCGGTGAACTGGGACATGGCCAAGCAGATCGCGCGGCAGACGGTCTCCCAGGGCACCGCGGACGGCGTCAAGGACGCGAGCGTCGGCGCCGCCGAACGCAGCGCGGTCGAGGAGGCCGTGCGCCTGGCCGACCTGTGGCTGGACGACGCCACGTCGCTGCCGTCCGGCTCGGGCTCCGCCGTGGCGTGGTCCCGCGCGGAGTGGGTCGAGGCCACCCTGCCGGCGTGGAAGGAGCTCGTCGACCCGGTCGCCGAGCGCGTCGGCACGGCCATGGGCGACGTCCTGCCGGAGGAGATGCAGGCCATGGCGGGCCCGCTGATCGGCATGATGCGTTCCATGGGCGGCGCGATGTTCGGTACGCAGATCGGGCAGGCCGTCGGCGTGCTCGCGGGCGAGGTCGTCGGCTCGACCGACATCGGCCTGCCGCTCGGCCCGGCCGGCAAGGCCGCGCTGCTGCCGGCGAACATCGAGGCGTTCGGCAAGGACCTCGGTGTACCGAAGGAGGAGGTCAGGCTCTACCTGGCCCTGCGCGAGGCCGCCCACCAGCGCCTGTTCGCGCACGTGCCGTGGCTGCGCTCGCATCTGTTCGGCGCCGTCGACGGCTACGCGCGCGGGATCAAGGTCGACACGGCCAAGCTGGAGGACGTGGTTGGCCAGTTCGACCCGCAGAACCCCGAGCAGCTCCAGGACGCGCTCCAGCAGGGGATGTTCCAGCCGGAGGACACGCCGGAGCAGAAGGCCGCCCTGGCCCGTCTGGAGACGGCTCTGGCGCTGGTCGAGGGCTGGGTCGACGCGGTGGTCCACGCCGCCGCGAAGCCGCGTCTGTCGTCGGCCGACGCCCTGCGCGAGACCCTGCGCCGGCGCCGCGCCTCGGGCGGTCCGGCGGAGCAGACGTTCGCCACGCTGATCGGCCTGGAGCTGCGCCCACGCCGTCTGCGCGACGCCTCCCGCCTGTGGGCCTCGCTCACGGACGCGCGCGGTGTCGACGGCCGCGACGACCTGTGGCACCACCCGGACATGCTGCCGACGGCCACGGACCTGGACGACCCGGACGGCTTCGTGCACCGCGAGCAGATGGACTTCTCCGAGTGGGACAAGATGCTCGGCGAGGCGGCGGCCGGCGGCTCCGGCGAGAAGCCCGACCTGCGCAAGGACGAGCCGAAGAACGACGACAAGAACAGCGACGACAGCGAGTGA
- a CDS encoding TOMM precursor leader peptide-binding protein, giving the protein MHPMVKPALRRGWRDLNTVQFGMTPAHAMTLGPMDMATGSFLDLLNGTRGIPLLREEGRRMQLPDGHVDTLVRRLARAGLVDDARGGGPAAEALRGKKAVLDRLRPDLASLSLITSEPGGAIGRLAARRSLRVQVRGAGRVGSVLASLLAAAGIGEVDARDGGCVEPWDVTPGGLPAESVGERRGEAARQSVRRAAPDRPPRRGHPCDAEEPGFSLVILAPRDDVLVQAPDPAAAEELLASGTPHLYTGVVEGTGVVGPLVLPGETSCAGCLHQDRTDRDPTWPRLVAQWRSRRAGPPVPCDVALATTVAGLAAAHALAFLDGEPPSSAGVRWEVSVPALHWRTRPVRPHPACPCGATERGKGEHSSTNGERQETMTQQRPSAERRSMSDAARPTGTWRAHV; this is encoded by the coding sequence ATGCATCCGATGGTGAAACCCGCGCTCAGGCGCGGCTGGCGTGACCTCAACACCGTGCAGTTCGGAATGACTCCGGCGCACGCGATGACACTCGGCCCGATGGACATGGCGACGGGCAGTTTCCTGGACCTGCTCAACGGCACACGGGGGATCCCGCTCTTGCGGGAGGAAGGCCGGCGCATGCAGCTGCCCGACGGTCATGTCGACACGCTGGTGCGGAGGTTGGCGCGAGCGGGATTGGTCGACGACGCGCGCGGAGGCGGCCCGGCGGCCGAGGCGCTGCGCGGGAAGAAGGCGGTCCTGGACCGGCTGCGCCCCGATCTGGCCTCGCTCTCCCTGATCACGTCCGAACCGGGCGGCGCCATCGGCCGCCTCGCTGCCCGGCGTTCCCTGCGGGTGCAGGTGCGGGGCGCGGGCCGGGTCGGCAGCGTGCTGGCCTCGCTGCTGGCGGCCGCCGGAATCGGCGAGGTGGATGCGCGCGACGGGGGCTGCGTGGAGCCGTGGGACGTGACCCCGGGCGGGCTGCCTGCGGAGTCCGTAGGCGAACGCAGGGGCGAGGCGGCACGGCAGTCCGTCCGCCGGGCGGCACCGGACCGCCCGCCGCGCCGCGGTCACCCGTGCGATGCCGAGGAGCCCGGTTTCTCGCTGGTGATCCTCGCCCCGCGGGACGACGTCTTGGTGCAGGCCCCCGATCCGGCCGCGGCGGAAGAGCTCCTGGCATCCGGAACGCCGCATCTGTACACGGGTGTCGTGGAGGGAACGGGTGTCGTCGGGCCGCTCGTGCTGCCGGGCGAGACGAGTTGCGCGGGCTGTCTGCACCAGGACCGCACGGACCGGGACCCGACCTGGCCCCGCCTGGTCGCGCAATGGCGCTCCCGGCGAGCAGGCCCGCCGGTCCCCTGTGACGTGGCGCTGGCGACGACCGTCGCGGGGCTGGCCGCGGCGCATGCGCTGGCCTTCCTCGACGGGGAGCCGCCGTCGAGCGCGGGCGTGCGCTGGGAGGTGTCCGTGCCCGCACTGCACTGGCGCACGCGGCCGGTCCGCCCGCATCCCGCATGCCCCTGCGGAGCCACGGAGAGAGGTAAGGGGGAACACTCCTCAACGAACGGGGAGCGGCAGGAGACAATGACGCAGCAACGGCCGTCGGCGGAGCGACGAAGCATGTCAGACGCGGCGCGGCCGACTGGGACCTGGAGGGCGCATGTCTGA